In Fibrobacter sp. UWB10, a single window of DNA contains:
- a CDS encoding NTP transferase domain-containing protein, whose product MAVHCIVPARMGSSRFPGKPLVKIFGKDNIGKPMIVRTLERAQLAECFDRIVCATDSEEIADVVSRAGFEFILTGPAATGSDRVAFAARALDLDLVVNLQGDEPLVEPSVLCDVAATLEKHPDEWVTVACPLNPAEAGLKTVVKVLVKDDYAVDFSRSVANEDAARWFQHQGIYAYSRVCRDEFSSLPQTEAERERSLEQLRILGKRPIRIVQSKYPSISVDVPSDVNAVEDTLKNH is encoded by the coding sequence ATGGCTGTGCATTGCATAGTTCCTGCCCGCATGGGCTCAAGCCGCTTTCCGGGGAAGCCCCTGGTAAAAATTTTTGGTAAAGACAACATTGGCAAGCCGATGATTGTGCGTACCCTGGAAAGGGCGCAACTTGCCGAATGTTTTGACCGCATTGTGTGTGCGACCGATTCCGAAGAAATTGCAGATGTCGTATCGCGTGCGGGATTTGAATTTATCTTGACAGGCCCTGCTGCCACAGGTTCTGACCGCGTTGCCTTTGCGGCTCGCGCTCTCGATTTGGACTTGGTGGTGAACTTGCAGGGCGACGAACCGCTGGTAGAGCCTTCTGTGCTGTGCGATGTGGCGGCAACGCTTGAAAAACACCCGGACGAATGGGTGACGGTAGCGTGCCCTTTGAATCCGGCTGAGGCGGGTCTTAAGACGGTGGTCAAGGTATTGGTGAAAGACGATTACGCGGTGGACTTTAGCCGGTCGGTAGCGAATGAGGACGCTGCCCGCTGGTTCCAGCACCAGGGAATCTACGCTTATTCCAGGGTGTGCCGCGACGAATTTTCGTCTTTGCCACAGACAGAAGCGGAGCGAGAACGCTCGCTGGAACAGTTGCGCATTTTGGGCAAGCGCCCGATTCGCATTGTCCAGAGCAAGTATCCTTCGATTTCGGTCGATGTCCCTTCAGACGTGAATGCGGTGGAGGACACTCTTAAAAATCACTAA
- a CDS encoding UvrD-helicase domain-containing protein has product MANIVDGSVLDKELNPEQAAAAKKIDGPMLILAGAGSGKTRCITYKIAHLVSQYNVEPDRILAVTFTNKAAREMKSRIQKLLDCNMNFAWMGTFHSVCLRLLKLCLSKQSVLDALGGKWYDGNFSIYDDDDQKRLLKEIMKEQLGDNFEPSEVKKLHGAISKYKNTILYRGKVAQLQTPDVVQELANFPDEVLRAKMYAEYQKRLKESNAMDFDDLLFNTVYMLQKLPTLVEQLKARFRYVVVDEYQDTNDVQYELLKLLINDNKNVTVVGDDDQSIYGWRGANIKIIRNFHRDFAPVTIVKLERNYRSTANIVKGAGSVIAHNIRPQEMQKNVFSKEDAGELIHVRHFMDDRSEASAIADVIAKAGEDFYAKTAVFYRTNAQSRALEKALNDRRIPSVIFGGMRFWDRKEIKDVLAYLRLLANEKDDAAYLRVINTPPRAIGKTTVENILERERNGEGSFWDNLLAEVNSGSRSAIKLKGFTDLVQSWKALLAAGETPLPILAEKIITDVGYKEFLRKEDELTADERIGNLDEMVNAIREFDEEHPGATLDAFLQDISLLTDADKKVDNSKGQVTLMTIHMAKGLEFNTVHIAGCDEEIFPLIRASAAMSGAEMNEQMEEERRLFYVGCTRAEKKLYLYHAERRFFQGNIRPFAPSRFLKELDPSVVDFTPCTDSGFGGSGFDFNQDFAGGSSGFSRPPRPNIPSYPRRPSGSFGGGYGGGSSRPSNFGSYGYNRPSAIPNSVKKNDKHIVYRNPVKVAAPVKPVEPSGPRVVYDEYSENPYHPGVRVRHMKYGVGTIVKCYGSGDNARVDVRFGSDPTVRTIILKYAALQIVG; this is encoded by the coding sequence ATGGCCAACATTGTTGATGGAAGTGTTTTAGATAAAGAACTGAACCCGGAACAGGCCGCTGCGGCTAAAAAGATTGATGGACCGATGCTGATTTTGGCAGGTGCTGGCTCGGGAAAGACGCGTTGCATTACCTATAAGATTGCTCACCTTGTTTCGCAGTATAATGTGGAGCCTGACCGCATTCTGGCGGTGACTTTTACGAACAAGGCTGCTCGCGAAATGAAGTCGCGTATCCAGAAGTTGCTCGATTGCAACATGAATTTTGCCTGGATGGGAACGTTCCATTCCGTGTGCTTGCGCCTTTTGAAGCTTTGTCTTTCAAAGCAGTCTGTGCTTGACGCTTTGGGCGGCAAGTGGTACGACGGCAACTTCTCGATTTACGATGATGACGACCAGAAAAGGCTCCTGAAAGAAATCATGAAGGAGCAATTGGGCGATAATTTTGAACCGTCAGAAGTCAAGAAATTGCATGGTGCCATTTCAAAATACAAGAACACGATTCTGTATCGCGGTAAGGTTGCTCAGTTGCAGACACCCGATGTGGTGCAGGAATTGGCGAATTTCCCGGATGAAGTTCTTCGCGCAAAGATGTATGCCGAATACCAGAAGCGCCTCAAGGAATCCAACGCGATGGACTTTGATGACCTGTTGTTCAACACGGTCTATATGCTGCAGAAGTTGCCGACGCTTGTGGAACAACTGAAAGCGCGTTTCCGCTATGTGGTGGTGGACGAATACCAAGATACGAACGATGTTCAGTATGAACTCTTGAAGTTGCTCATTAACGACAATAAGAACGTGACGGTGGTGGGTGATGACGACCAGAGTATTTACGGCTGGCGTGGTGCAAACATCAAGATTATCCGCAACTTCCACCGCGACTTTGCTCCGGTGACGATTGTCAAACTCGAACGTAACTACCGCTCGACCGCAAATATTGTGAAGGGTGCGGGTTCCGTGATTGCGCACAACATTCGTCCGCAAGAAATGCAAAAGAACGTATTCTCTAAAGAAGATGCTGGCGAACTCATTCACGTGCGTCACTTTATGGATGACCGTTCCGAAGCCTCGGCGATTGCCGATGTGATTGCAAAGGCGGGCGAAGATTTTTATGCCAAGACGGCTGTGTTCTACCGCACCAACGCGCAGTCCCGTGCCTTGGAAAAGGCGCTGAATGACCGCCGTATACCGTCGGTCATTTTTGGCGGCATGCGATTCTGGGACCGCAAAGAAATCAAGGATGTGCTCGCATACTTGCGCCTGCTGGCTAACGAAAAAGACGATGCCGCCTACCTGCGCGTGATTAATACTCCGCCTCGCGCCATCGGTAAGACAACCGTCGAAAACATTCTTGAACGTGAACGCAACGGCGAAGGCTCCTTCTGGGATAACTTGCTCGCCGAAGTCAACAGCGGAAGCCGCTCAGCCATCAAGCTTAAGGGCTTTACGGACTTGGTGCAGAGCTGGAAGGCTTTGCTTGCCGCAGGCGAAACTCCGCTTCCGATTTTGGCAGAAAAGATTATTACCGATGTGGGCTACAAGGAATTCTTGCGCAAAGAAGACGAACTCACTGCAGACGAACGCATCGGTAACTTGGACGAAATGGTGAATGCCATCCGCGAATTCGACGAAGAACATCCGGGCGCAACGCTCGATGCGTTCTTGCAGGATATTTCGCTTTTGACCGATGCTGACAAGAAGGTGGATAATTCCAAGGGCCAGGTGACGCTCATGACGATTCACATGGCGAAGGGCTTGGAATTCAATACCGTACACATCGCGGGCTGTGACGAAGAAATCTTCCCGCTGATTCGTGCATCGGCTGCTATGTCTGGCGCCGAGATGAACGAACAGATGGAAGAAGAACGCCGCTTGTTCTATGTGGGCTGTACCCGCGCAGAAAAGAAACTGTACTTGTACCACGCGGAACGCCGCTTCTTCCAAGGAAACATTCGCCCGTTTGCGCCGTCCCGCTTCCTGAAGGAATTGGACCCGTCGGTTGTTGACTTTACGCCTTGCACCGATTCTGGTTTCGGCGGCTCGGGATTCGATTTTAATCAGGATTTTGCCGGCGGCTCGTCGGGATTTTCGCGTCCGCCGCGCCCGAACATACCGTCTTATCCGCGTAGACCGTCCGGAAGCTTTGGCGGCGGCTATGGCGGAGGTTCGTCTCGCCCGAGCAACTTTGGCTCTTATGGTTACAACCGTCCCTCGGCGATTCCGAATTCCGTCAAGAAAAATGACAAGCACATCGTTTACCGCAATCCGGTTAAGGTTGCTGCCCCTGTAAAGCCGGTGGAACCTTCGGGCCCGCGTGTGGTTTACGATGAATACAGCGAGAATCCGTACCATCCGGGCGTACGCGTGCGCCATATGAAATATGGTGTGGGCACGATTGTCAAGTGCTACGGTTCTGGCGACAATGCCCGTGTGGACGTGCGTTTCGGTAGCGATCCGACGGTTCGTACCATTATCTTGAAGTATGCCGCGCTACAAATCGTGGGCTAA
- the gatC gene encoding Asp-tRNA(Asn)/Glu-tRNA(Gln) amidotransferase subunit GatC: MLEREEVLKLAKLSRLEVAEEDIESVKGHLDKMLNHLEALKALNLSDVEPMTAVENGATILREDVPVQGFSLEKAFMNAPAVENDHFAIPKVIGG; the protein is encoded by the coding sequence ATGCTCGAACGTGAAGAAGTTTTGAAACTCGCGAAGCTTTCTAGGCTCGAAGTTGCCGAAGAAGATATCGAATCTGTGAAGGGTCACTTGGACAAGATGTTGAACCATCTCGAAGCCCTCAAGGCCCTGAACCTTTCCGATGTGGAACCGATGACCGCTGTCGAAAACGGCGCTACGATTCTCCGCGAAGATGTGCCCGTGCAGGGTTTCTCGCTCGAAAAGGCCTTCATGAATGCTCCGGCAGTGGAAAACGACCACTTCGCCATTCCGAAGGTGATCGGCGGTTAA
- a CDS encoding helix-hairpin-helix domain-containing protein: MNAPEKNVVRLALCLLVIGIIVRVLPWGLPSIETFEVGESFIVGNDTPLTVARDSIATNDSLVSKFDNNFESKPKKERKSVKKVTLPVHINSASIDELCALNGVGPKLAEKILEAKNAFGPFKTGEDLQKVPGIGKKKLEKLLPGVIFD; encoded by the coding sequence ATGAATGCACCAGAAAAAAACGTAGTCCGATTGGCGCTCTGCCTTTTGGTCATTGGAATCATTGTCCGAGTTCTCCCGTGGGGACTTCCATCTATCGAAACATTCGAGGTGGGCGAGTCGTTCATTGTAGGGAACGATACTCCCTTAACTGTTGCTCGGGACTCCATTGCCACGAATGATAGTTTGGTGTCGAAATTTGACAATAATTTTGAAAGCAAACCGAAAAAGGAGCGAAAATCGGTCAAAAAAGTGACCCTTCCGGTACACATTAATTCGGCATCGATCGATGAACTTTGTGCCCTAAATGGGGTCGGTCCGAAGCTCGCTGAGAAGATTTTGGAGGCAAAAAACGCCTTTGGACCCTTCAAAACGGGCGAAGATTTACAAAAAGTGCCCGGAATCGGCAAGAAAAAATTGGAAAAGCTACTTCCTGGGGTAATTTTTGATTAG